The following are from one region of the Eubacterium sp. MSJ-33 genome:
- a CDS encoding DUF6339 family protein, with protein MILQILDIDSLNLLKDKACITLCLNKYKNYNNNSWIQDVCGKNPFINTKYTDLPEIIFDMSKDKPIDTDFENVKRVYDTLNFLSDSNASEERLWAALCLGSGYNYVQYRWPTQTVENVLQHYFFGFGGRRSLNRNAIARLWWIGRLTYDKERKDHYELTKFVCNHSDYIMHFMERNTSNNIHILRPFIEAIMDAHTKGYNINTDDVGFLSKYLNQLGGMYILDFVSEDWIKNKISKKIESLKNINTII; from the coding sequence ATGATACTTCAGATTTTAGATATTGATAGTTTGAATCTACTTAAAGATAAAGCGTGTATAACATTGTGCTTAAATAAATACAAAAATTACAATAACAATAGTTGGATTCAAGATGTTTGTGGAAAAAATCCATTTATTAATACTAAATATACAGATTTACCAGAAATAATCTTTGACATGTCAAAAGACAAACCAATTGATACAGACTTTGAAAATGTTAAAAGAGTTTATGATACATTAAACTTTTTATCTGATTCTAATGCATCCGAAGAAAGATTATGGGCAGCATTATGTTTAGGATCTGGATATAATTATGTGCAATATAGATGGCCCACACAAACTGTTGAAAATGTATTACAACACTATTTCTTCGGATTCGGAGGCAGAAGATCCTTAAACCGTAATGCAATTGCAAGACTTTGGTGGATAGGTAGACTAACTTATGATAAAGAGCGCAAAGACCATTACGAATTAACAAAATTTGTATGCAATCATTCTGATTACATAATGCATTTCATGGAAAGAAATACATCCAATAATATCCACATCTTAAGACCTTTTATTGAGGCGATAATGGATGCTCACACTAAAGGATATAATATAAATACCGATGATGTAGGTTTTTTATCAAAGTATCTTAATCAGCTTGGTGGAATGTATATCCTCGATTTCGTATCAGAGGATTGGATAAAAAATAAAATTTCAAAGAAAATAGAATCATTAAAAAATATTAATACAATTATATAA
- a CDS encoding 1-deoxy-D-xylulose-5-phosphate synthase, with product MYIEKINGPDDVKKLSGDELTSLAAEIRQALLKRASIHGGHFGPNFGMVEATIALHYVFESPKDKFVFDVSHQTYPHKMLTGRKDAYLYEDHYDDVSGYSNPEETDHDHFIIGHTSTSISLACGLAKGRDVRGENGNVIAIIGDGSLSGGEALEGLDFASELQSNLIIVVNDNDMSIAENHGGLYQNLKLLRETNGQAECNLFKAMGLDYVYVHEGNDIQSLIKAFESVKDSTKPVVVHIRTLKGKGYKLAETHKEEWHWHLPFDIETGEVIADFGGEDYSSVTCDYLMKKMKEDPSIVTITSATPTVMGFTEDKRKEAGRQFVDVGIAEETAVALASGIAKSGGKPVYGVYSTFIQRTYDQLAQDLCVNGNPATILTFSASIYGMNDVTHLGIYDIPMMANIPGLVYLAPTTKEEYLAMLDWSIAQTEHPVAIRVPGGAFVSDGKTVTKDFSKLNKYEITKQGNKVAIIGLGSFYGLGVEAAEALKAETDIEATIINPYYITGLDSAMLEDLKANHDVVITLEDGILDGGFGEKIARFYGASDMKVLNFGIKKEFLDRYDVNDVLKDNHLTVEQILDDVKKCL from the coding sequence ATGTACATTGAGAAAATCAACGGTCCGGATGATGTGAAGAAGCTTTCAGGAGATGAACTTACAAGTTTGGCTGCTGAAATACGGCAGGCCCTCTTAAAACGCGCCAGCATCCACGGCGGACATTTTGGTCCAAACTTCGGTATGGTAGAAGCAACGATTGCTTTGCACTATGTATTTGAATCTCCGAAGGATAAATTTGTATTTGACGTATCACATCAGACCTACCCACACAAGATGCTTACAGGAAGGAAAGACGCCTACCTCTACGAGGATCATTACGACGATGTATCCGGCTACAGCAATCCGGAAGAAACCGACCATGACCATTTCATAATCGGTCATACATCTACCTCTATCAGCCTGGCATGTGGTCTGGCAAAGGGACGTGATGTTCGGGGTGAGAACGGAAATGTAATTGCAATCATCGGTGATGGCTCTTTGAGTGGTGGTGAAGCATTAGAGGGTTTGGATTTTGCTTCTGAACTGCAAAGCAATTTGATCATCGTTGTGAACGATAACGATATGTCAATCGCAGAAAATCATGGTGGACTATATCAGAACTTAAAACTCCTGCGCGAGACAAACGGCCAGGCTGAATGTAACCTTTTTAAGGCGATGGGGCTTGACTATGTGTATGTTCATGAGGGAAATGATATTCAGTCGTTAATCAAGGCGTTTGAGAGCGTCAAGGACAGTACAAAACCAGTCGTGGTACATATTCGTACTCTGAAAGGAAAAGGCTACAAGCTCGCCGAAACACACAAGGAAGAGTGGCACTGGCATCTGCCATTTGATATCGAGACCGGAGAAGTAATTGCTGATTTCGGTGGAGAAGATTATTCAAGCGTTACCTGTGATTATCTGATGAAAAAAATGAAAGAAGATCCAAGCATTGTGACGATCACATCCGCTACACCAACCGTTATGGGCTTCACAGAAGACAAACGCAAAGAAGCAGGCAGACAGTTTGTGGACGTTGGAATCGCAGAGGAAACAGCAGTGGCTCTCGCTTCCGGTATTGCGAAAAGCGGCGGCAAGCCAGTCTACGGCGTATACAGCACATTTATCCAGAGAACCTATGACCAGTTGGCGCAGGATCTGTGTGTAAATGGCAATCCGGCTACAATCCTGACTTTCTCTGCATCGATTTACGGGATGAACGATGTCACACACCTTGGCATCTATGACATTCCTATGATGGCAAATATCCCTGGTCTTGTCTACCTCGCCCCAACAACAAAGGAAGAATATCTTGCCATGTTAGACTGGAGCATCGCACAGACAGAGCATCCGGTAGCGATCCGCGTACCAGGCGGCGCATTTGTCTCCGATGGTAAGACAGTCACAAAAGACTTCTCAAAGCTGAACAAATATGAGATTACAAAGCAGGGCAACAAGGTTGCTATCATCGGTCTTGGCTCGTTTTACGGACTTGGTGTGGAAGCAGCAGAAGCATTAAAAGCAGAAACCGACATCGAAGCAACCATTATCAATCCATATTACATTACCGGTCTCGATTCGGCAATGCTCGAAGACTTGAAGGCAAACCACGATGTCGTCATCACACTCGAAGATGGAATCTTAGATGGTGGTTTTGGTGAGAAGATTGCTCGTTTCTATGGAGCATCTGATATGAAGGTATTAAACTTCGGTATCAAGAAGGAATTCTTAGATCGCTATGATGTAAACGATGTTCTGAAGGACAACCACCTGACTGTGGAGCAGATTTTAGATGATGTGAAGAAGTGTCTGTAA
- a CDS encoding AAA family ATPase: MAKTIITIGRQFGSNGRNIGRKLAEKISANFYDKELINETAKESGLSEEFLKSLDEKPTRSFLYSLVSDPYSYGFTSAGYQTNLNQQAFQATYDTIKKLADKGPSVFVGRCADYALRHNTNLVRIFIHSPLEERIKNVSERFNLTPDKAKAQIVKEDKARASYYNYYTSKKWGALESYDIFINSSLMSEDDTVDFIIDYIDKIK, encoded by the coding sequence ATGGCAAAGACAATTATCACGATTGGTAGACAGTTTGGTAGTAATGGTCGTAACATTGGTAGAAAGCTTGCTGAAAAAATTTCCGCGAACTTCTATGATAAGGAATTGATCAATGAGACGGCAAAAGAAAGCGGATTGAGCGAGGAATTCTTAAAATCGCTGGATGAGAAACCAACAAGAAGTTTTCTGTATTCGCTTGTTTCAGATCCATACAGCTATGGATTTACAAGTGCAGGCTATCAGACAAATCTGAATCAACAGGCATTTCAGGCAACATATGATACGATAAAAAAACTTGCAGATAAAGGACCATCAGTGTTCGTAGGTCGTTGTGCAGACTACGCATTGCGTCACAATACGAATCTGGTTCGTATCTTTATACATTCGCCATTGGAGGAACGTATTAAGAACGTTTCCGAGCGTTTTAATCTTACTCCGGATAAAGCAAAGGCGCAGATTGTAAAGGAAGATAAGGCACGTGCATCGTATTATAACTATTACACTTCCAAAAAATGGGGTGCGCTTGAAAGCTATGATATATTTATCAATAGTAGTCTGATGAGCGAAGATGATACTGTCGATTTCATCATTGACTACATAGATAAGATAAAGTAG
- a CDS encoding DNA cytosine methyltransferase: protein MLKTIDLFAGAGGLSLGFEMTGKFQILAAAEINKNAQATYKKNLVNSKNNFVFIDNVLGYDFSALNNSLGGIDVVIGGPPCQGFSNANRQKNHLISMNNSLIKEFFRAIKEIKPKAFIMENVSMLRSNTHRFYESEKDYNEINQLIKNGFNIPKRKDTIYISNQLFENIDYTQIENENLEHFTIPAELLHLLSVLNKNISKQDRLIKYINNNGEKIIKQITTLLNSQQNIYDFLDESIINRLVVINESISKNNIVSKTQEISYIVNLQKMISTIKEIKSNKLIGHFSVDKNGFLIYNVNSYSVIDYINAILGGEYIQVGNTVNAKWFGVPQERKRYIVMGIKNDLYHNIEPQLPTKPEKLKNITVGDAIMDLSTYTAGYEKDFPEIPYNKNDTLSEYAKLMRAGCNSIKNHITTKSTVTAKERFKKIMQGKNFHSLSDEMKSTYSKPERTQNTIYLRLNPNEASGTVCNVRKSMWIHPTLNRAVTIREAARLQSFPDSFEFVGTKDSQFQQVGNAVPPLLAKGIADNLLKYLS, encoded by the coding sequence ATGCTAAAAACAATTGACTTATTTGCCGGTGCTGGTGGTTTAAGTCTTGGTTTTGAAATGACTGGCAAATTTCAAATTCTCGCCGCTGCTGAAATAAATAAAAATGCTCAAGCTACATACAAAAAAAACTTAGTAAATTCAAAAAATAATTTTGTTTTTATAGATAATGTTCTCGGATATGATTTTTCTGCATTAAATAATTCTTTAGGCGGAATTGATGTTGTAATTGGTGGTCCTCCGTGTCAAGGTTTTTCAAATGCAAATAGGCAAAAGAACCATCTCATTAGCATGAACAATTCTCTTATTAAAGAGTTTTTTAGGGCAATAAAAGAAATTAAGCCCAAAGCCTTTATTATGGAAAATGTTAGTATGCTTAGGTCAAATACTCATAGATTTTATGAATCAGAAAAGGATTACAATGAAATAAACCAACTTATAAAAAACGGATTTAACATTCCGAAAAGGAAAGACACTATATACATAAGCAATCAATTATTTGAGAACATAGATTATACACAAATAGAAAATGAAAATTTAGAGCATTTCACCATCCCTGCAGAATTACTACATTTATTAAGTGTATTAAATAAAAATATCAGTAAACAAGACCGTCTAATAAAATATATAAATAACAATGGCGAAAAAATTATTAAACAAATTACAACCTTATTAAATTCACAACAAAATATATATGATTTTTTAGATGAATCAATTATTAATAGACTTGTTGTTATAAATGAATCAATTAGCAAAAACAACATTGTCTCCAAAACACAAGAAATATCTTATATTGTCAACTTACAAAAAATGATTTCAACTATTAAGGAAATTAAAAGTAATAAATTAATTGGTCATTTCAGCGTTGATAAAAATGGTTTTTTAATTTACAACGTAAATTCATATTCGGTTATTGATTATATAAATGCTATTCTTGGCGGTGAATATATCCAAGTCGGCAATACCGTAAATGCCAAATGGTTTGGTGTTCCACAAGAACGAAAAAGATACATTGTCATGGGAATAAAAAATGATTTATATCATAATATTGAACCACAATTACCTACAAAACCAGAGAAATTAAAAAATATTACTGTCGGAGATGCAATAATGGATTTGTCCACATACACTGCTGGTTACGAAAAAGACTTTCCTGAGATTCCATATAATAAAAACGACACACTTAGCGAATATGCAAAATTAATGAGAGCTGGATGTAATTCTATCAAAAACCATATTACTACAAAATCAACAGTTACCGCTAAAGAACGATTCAAAAAAATAATGCAAGGGAAAAATTTCCATAGTCTTTCCGATGAAATGAAATCAACTTATTCAAAACCGGAAAGAACTCAAAACACTATTTATTTAAGACTAAATCCAAACGAAGCATCTGGTACTGTTTGCAATGTAAGAAAATCAATGTGGATACATCCAACATTGAATCGCGCAGTAACAATAAGAGAAGCAGCAAGATTACAGTCATTTCCTGATTCTTTTGAATTTGTTGGAACTAAAGATTCACAATTTCAACAGGTTGGAAATGCTGTTCCACCTTTACTTGCCAAAGGAATAGCCGATAACCTTCTTAAATACTTATCATAA
- a CDS encoding tyrosine-type recombinase/integrase, whose protein sequence is MADITYHEKEEQHNLDLIRNVCNNLPDYIKRFVRGMQQETSPRTRLGYVRDIKIFFEYICEVYTEHPCNTPKDVSLDVLASLDTFFIEDYLDYLQKYEKNGRIYTNGKSSLKRKLCALSVLFNYLYKHNMLHENIFDKVDRPKIPEKPITRMDPAETANFLDTVEYGTNLTDRQLKFHEKTKVRDLAIMTLMLSTGIRISECVGLDLRDIDFENTSIRVVRKGGKEAIVYFSDEAAEPLQEYLEQRKKIEPAKGSENALFLSSHNSRINVRTIQNMVKKYSQVAVPLKHITPHKLRSTFGTALYQETDDIYLVADVLGHSDVNTTKKHYADMDDYRKRRARNTVQLREHALPSNSDSKKL, encoded by the coding sequence ATGGCTGATATTACATATCATGAAAAGGAAGAACAACATAATTTAGATTTAATTCGTAACGTATGTAATAATCTTCCTGATTACATCAAACGGTTTGTTCGTGGTATGCAACAGGAAACTTCACCGCGAACCCGACTTGGCTATGTTCGGGACATAAAAATATTTTTTGAGTATATTTGTGAGGTATATACGGAACATCCATGTAATACCCCAAAAGATGTCTCCTTGGATGTTTTGGCGTCCTTAGATACATTTTTCATTGAAGACTATCTCGATTACCTTCAGAAATACGAAAAAAACGGTCGCATTTACACGAATGGGAAATCTTCCTTAAAAAGGAAACTCTGTGCATTAAGCGTGCTATTCAATTACTTGTACAAACACAATATGCTGCATGAGAATATATTTGATAAGGTAGATCGTCCTAAAATTCCGGAAAAACCTATTACACGTATGGATCCGGCGGAAACAGCTAATTTTCTGGATACCGTGGAATATGGAACCAATTTGACTGACCGTCAGCTTAAATTTCACGAGAAAACCAAAGTACGTGACCTGGCAATTATGACTCTTATGTTATCCACAGGTATCCGTATCTCCGAATGCGTTGGTTTAGATCTTCGTGATATTGATTTTGAGAATACAAGTATCCGTGTAGTTCGAAAAGGTGGCAAAGAAGCTATTGTTTATTTCAGTGATGAAGCAGCTGAACCTTTGCAGGAATATCTGGAACAACGCAAGAAAATAGAACCTGCCAAAGGCTCTGAAAATGCGCTGTTTCTCTCCTCTCACAACTCACGGATTAATGTTCGGACTATCCAGAACATGGTAAAAAAATATTCTCAGGTTGCAGTACCGTTAAAGCATATTACACCACATAAGCTTCGTAGTACATTTGGCACAGCTTTGTATCAGGAAACCGATGATATCTACCTTGTTGCAGATGTACTCGGGCACTCTGATGTAAATACAACCAAGAAGCACTATGCCGATATGGATGATTACAGAAAACGGCGTGCCAGAAATACGGTACAACTCCGAGAACATGCATTGCCTTCGAATTCTGATTCAAAAAAATTATGA
- a CDS encoding aspartate dehydrogenase yields the protein MKLFHKKSHTTYNPAEKTPVIKCSICTGEQVAGFQDNATKAFEDIMLIQDASDLVHFREMYGIIEDIKKIY from the coding sequence ATGAAACTTTTCCACAAAAAATCACACACCACCTACAACCCAGCCGAGAAAACACCTGTCATCAAATGCAGTATCTGCACAGGAGAGCAGGTGGCTGGATTTCAGGATAATGCAACAAAAGCATTTGAAGATATTATGTTGATACAGGATGCTTCCGATCTTGTACATTTCCGGGAGATGTATGGTATAATCGAAGATATTAAGAAGATTTATTAA
- a CDS encoding patatin-like phospholipase family protein produces MGEKKGIGLVLAGGGGKGAYQVGVLKVLQEQGLLQDVSVISGASIGAVNAMLYSMDNMDRMYQAWNEIDMDTVFDVDLNMLAENRMYFSRNEMLAMFEKYIDMEKIKADSRDIYVSISRLNETQQPEQVEYRRLEDYDADTIRKILLASTALPVMYEAVEIDGKKYRDGGLLDNEPIQPLYDLGIRQFIVIGMRAGKVLNTDKWPDAQFITIYPSHDLGDLIDGTLNFTGRAKEFRQMLGEKDALRSLKTKFQPDDLYIRMEPVLAQNDYNDIVMQMRVNHTYKTMENRLNSNIEKFNNIAKKYENL; encoded by the coding sequence ATGGGTGAAAAAAAAGGAATCGGCCTGGTTCTTGCCGGTGGTGGCGGTAAGGGTGCATATCAGGTTGGGGTATTAAAGGTGCTGCAGGAACAAGGCTTATTGCAGGATGTATCAGTGATTTCAGGCGCATCAATCGGCGCAGTGAATGCCATGTTATATTCGATGGATAATATGGACCGGATGTATCAGGCGTGGAATGAGATTGATATGGATACAGTCTTTGATGTTGATCTGAATATGCTTGCCGAAAACCGTATGTATTTCTCCCGGAATGAAATGCTTGCAATGTTTGAGAAATATATTGATATGGAGAAGATCAAAGCGGATTCCCGCGACATCTATGTATCAATCAGCCGTTTAAATGAGACGCAGCAGCCGGAGCAGGTAGAATATCGCAGGCTGGAGGATTATGATGCAGATACAATCCGGAAGATTTTGCTTGCATCCACAGCACTTCCTGTCATGTATGAGGCGGTTGAGATTGATGGGAAGAAATACCGGGATGGAGGATTGTTGGACAATGAACCGATCCAGCCACTCTATGATCTTGGAATCCGCCAGTTTATCGTGATTGGTATGCGTGCGGGAAAGGTTTTAAACACAGATAAATGGCCGGATGCACAATTTATCACAATCTATCCGAGTCATGATCTGGGGGATTTGATTGATGGAACGCTGAATTTTACGGGACGGGCAAAGGAATTTCGGCAGATGCTTGGAGAGAAGGATGCACTTCGGTCATTAAAAACAAAATTTCAACCGGATGATCTGTATATCCGGATGGAACCGGTGCTGGCACAGAATGATTACAACGATATCGTGATGCAGATGCGTGTAAACCATACATACAAAACGATGGAAAATCGTTTGAATTCCAATATTGAAAAGTTCAACAATATAGCTAAAAAGTACGAAAATTTATAA
- a CDS encoding acylphosphatase, with translation MSDIIRKHIIFHGNVQGVGFRYYSEHKANQLRLTGWVKNLYNGDVEMEVQGSEAAIDELVAFLAGRRFVQITGMDVKKLDVVEDERSFGID, from the coding sequence ATGTCAGATATCATCAGAAAACATATTATATTTCACGGAAATGTACAAGGTGTCGGCTTCCGGTACTATTCCGAGCACAAAGCAAACCAGCTTAGGCTTACCGGCTGGGTGAAGAACCTGTATAACGGTGATGTCGAGATGGAAGTGCAGGGATCAGAAGCAGCCATTGATGAGCTGGTCGCATTCCTCGCCGGACGTCGATTTGTCCAGATCACAGGGATGGATGTCAAGAAACTGGATGTGGTGGAAGATGAACGGAGTTTTGGGATTGATTAA
- a CDS encoding DUF896 domain-containing protein gives MNEADIQRINELARKSKTVEGLTEAELAEQASLRKAYIANVKRNLKSQLDNIDIKEADGSITHVKDIPKNKRGEYIQIRLK, from the coding sequence ATGAACGAAGCAGATATCCAGAGAATTAATGAATTAGCAAGAAAAAGCAAGACCGTGGAAGGTCTGACGGAAGCGGAGCTTGCGGAACAGGCATCTCTGCGTAAGGCATATATTGCAAATGTGAAGCGGAACCTGAAATCACAGCTTGATAATATCGATATCAAGGAAGCAGATGGAAGTATCACGCATGTGAAGGATATACCGAAGAATAAGAGGGGAGAGTATATCCAGATCCGCTTAAAATAG
- the proB gene encoding glutamate 5-kinase, translating to MDEKRIRETLKDKQRIVFKIGSSSIIHEETGGTDYRKLETLVRIICDLKNQGKDVVLVSSGAIGVGFEMLGLRNKPKTVSLKQACAAIGQGQLMMIYQKLFMEYNHMAAQVLLTFDAITDPERRRNAENTLNELLQQGVIPVVNENDTVATEEIEFGDNDTMSAIVAHLIKADLLILLTDIDGFYTDDPHKNPDATKLTLVETIDDSMKNMAKGAVTTYGTGGMSTKIAAARIATDSGADMAIMDAKKLTQIYDLMEGKSVGTLFLAHETDDFDTVDFIVNKGYQK from the coding sequence GTGGATGAGAAACGAATCAGAGAAACATTGAAGGATAAACAGCGAATCGTATTTAAGATCGGTTCGTCATCTATCATACATGAAGAGACCGGAGGTACGGATTACCGGAAACTGGAGACATTGGTGCGCATTATCTGTGATCTGAAAAATCAGGGAAAGGATGTGGTATTAGTATCATCTGGTGCAATTGGTGTCGGATTCGAGATGTTAGGACTGCGCAACAAGCCGAAGACAGTGTCCCTGAAGCAGGCATGTGCGGCAATTGGCCAGGGACAGCTTATGATGATCTATCAGAAGCTTTTTATGGAATATAATCATATGGCTGCACAGGTACTTCTGACATTTGATGCGATTACCGATCCGGAACGCCGCAGAAATGCTGAGAATACATTAAATGAGCTGTTACAGCAGGGAGTTATTCCGGTTGTAAATGAGAACGATACCGTTGCAACCGAAGAAATCGAGTTTGGTGACAATGATACGATGTCGGCAATTGTGGCACATCTGATCAAGGCAGATCTTTTGATCCTGCTTACGGATATTGATGGATTCTATACGGATGATCCACACAAAAATCCGGATGCAACAAAATTGACGTTAGTAGAGACTATTGATGATTCAATGAAGAATATGGCCAAGGGCGCTGTGACAACTTATGGTACAGGTGGTATGTCCACGAAGATTGCTGCTGCACGGATCGCAACGGATTCCGGTGCAGATATGGCAATTATGGACGCTAAGAAACTGACGCAGATCTATGATCTGATGGAAGGAAAATCAGTTGGTACTTTGTTTCTGGCACATGAAACTGATGATTTTGATACGGTAGATTTTATCGTGAATAAAGGATACCAGAAATAA
- a CDS encoding DUF1653 domain-containing protein, producing MHNFTIGAIVRHFKREYITDPHSAEYLYKILAFASHTETGEKLVIYQALYPPYKTCARPYDMFISEVDHVKYPNIKQKYRFEVIETDLFPQA from the coding sequence ATGCATAATTTTACCATCGGTGCCATCGTGCGCCATTTCAAAAGAGAATATATTACCGATCCGCACTCAGCCGAATATCTCTACAAGATATTAGCATTTGCTTCCCACACAGAGACAGGAGAGAAGCTTGTGATCTATCAGGCACTTTATCCTCCATACAAAACGTGTGCGCGTCCATATGACATGTTTATAAGCGAAGTGGATCATGTGAAATACCCTAATATCAAGCAGAAATATCGTTTTGAAGTAATTGAAACTGACCTTTTTCCACAAGCATAA
- a CDS encoding 5-formyltetrahydrofolate cyclo-ligase, whose amino-acid sequence MTISESKKALRKEILAKRRNLSEAYQKQAAKEIYEKLRALAVYKEATVLCLYVPIHKEVDLFQYIPEFRADGKQIYLPRVNGHTMDFYAYNEQTALVEGAYHILEPDSRVQLEPENTDDICLIVMPGAVFTKNCDRIGYGGGYYDRYLAVHPDCHTVAVGYAVQIVDSIKTEETDIKPELILYNTEQ is encoded by the coding sequence ATGACAATTTCAGAATCAAAGAAAGCACTTCGGAAGGAGATTCTTGCAAAGCGCAGGAATCTGTCCGAAGCATATCAAAAGCAGGCAGCGAAAGAAATCTATGAGAAGCTCCGTGCGCTTGCTGTGTATAAAGAAGCAACGGTACTGTGTCTCTATGTACCGATTCACAAAGAAGTCGACTTATTTCAATATATTCCGGAATTCCGTGCGGATGGAAAGCAAATCTATCTGCCGCGTGTCAACGGGCATACCATGGATTTTTATGCATATAATGAACAGACTGCGCTTGTGGAGGGCGCATATCATATATTGGAACCGGACAGTCGTGTGCAACTTGAACCGGAAAATACAGATGATATATGTCTGATCGTGATGCCGGGGGCAGTATTCACGAAAAACTGTGACCGGATCGGTTACGGTGGTGGGTATTATGATCGGTATCTGGCAGTACATCCGGATTGTCATACGGTAGCTGTCGGTTATGCAGTCCAGATTGTAGATTCCATCAAGACAGAGGAAACGGATATCAAACCGGAGCTGATACTATACAATACTGAACAATAA